From the genome of Hymenobacter sp. PAMC 26628, one region includes:
- the purB gene encoding adenylosuccinate lyase translates to MLSPLTALSPLDGRYHRTTAALAPYFSELALMRYRVRVEVEYFIALAQLPLPQLHGVSPAVFPALRRLYAEFGEAQAQAIKAHEAVTNHDVKAVEYFLRDEFTKLGLGNALEFIHFGLTSQDVNNTAIPLSLKEAWADALGPQFAAVTGRLTALAIAWGPIPMLARTHGQPASPTRLGKEIEVFVARLEGQLALLAQVPYAAKFGGATGGFNAHFVAYPDSDWHGFARQFVEETLGLTRTFPTTQIEPYDNLAAFCDGVKRLNTILIDLCRDVWQYIAMGYFRQTVKAGEVGSSAMPHKVNPIDFENAEGNLGVANALLEHFAAKLPISRLQRDLTDSTVLRNLGVPLGHTLIALNSLLRGLGKLALDEAALARDLEANWAVVAEGIQTILRRENYPDPYNALKQLTRTGEAISAATIARFVDELNVADGVKAELRALTPATYVGQ, encoded by the coding sequence ATGCTTTCGCCCCTCACCGCCCTCTCGCCCCTCGACGGGCGCTACCACCGCACCACGGCCGCCCTGGCCCCCTACTTCTCCGAGCTGGCCCTGATGCGCTACCGCGTGCGGGTCGAAGTGGAGTACTTCATTGCCCTGGCCCAGCTGCCGCTGCCCCAGTTGCACGGCGTGTCGCCCGCCGTTTTTCCGGCCCTGCGCCGGCTCTACGCCGAGTTTGGCGAGGCCCAGGCCCAGGCCATCAAGGCCCACGAGGCCGTGACGAACCACGACGTGAAAGCGGTGGAATACTTCCTACGCGACGAGTTTACAAAGCTGGGGCTGGGCAATGCGCTGGAGTTCATTCACTTCGGCCTCACCTCGCAAGATGTTAATAATACGGCCATCCCGCTCAGCCTCAAAGAGGCCTGGGCCGACGCGCTGGGGCCCCAGTTTGCCGCCGTCACGGGCCGCCTGACGGCGCTGGCCATTGCCTGGGGCCCCATCCCCATGCTGGCCCGCACCCACGGCCAGCCCGCCTCGCCCACCCGGTTGGGCAAGGAAATTGAGGTATTCGTGGCCCGGCTCGAAGGCCAGCTGGCGCTGCTGGCCCAGGTGCCCTACGCGGCCAAGTTCGGCGGGGCCACGGGCGGCTTCAACGCCCACTTCGTGGCCTACCCGGATTCCGACTGGCACGGCTTCGCCCGGCAGTTTGTGGAGGAAACCCTAGGCCTGACCCGCACCTTCCCCACTACCCAGATCGAGCCCTACGACAACCTGGCGGCCTTCTGCGACGGTGTCAAGCGCCTCAATACCATCTTAATTGACCTATGCCGCGACGTGTGGCAGTACATCGCCATGGGCTACTTCCGCCAGACGGTGAAGGCCGGCGAAGTGGGCTCGTCGGCGATGCCGCACAAGGTGAACCCCATCGATTTCGAGAACGCCGAGGGCAACCTGGGCGTGGCCAACGCCCTGCTGGAGCACTTCGCGGCCAAGCTGCCGATTTCCCGTTTGCAGCGCGACCTCACCGACTCGACGGTGCTGCGCAACCTGGGCGTGCCGCTGGGCCACACGCTCATCGCGCTGAACTCGCTGCTGCGCGGCCTGGGCAAGCTGGCCCTCGACGAAGCCGCCCTGGCCCGCGACCTGGAAGCCAACTGGGCCGTGGTGGCCGAGGGCATCCAAACCATCCTGCGCCGCGAGAACTACCCCGACCCCTACAACGCCCTCAAACAGCTCACACGCACCGGCGAGGCCATTTCGGCCGCCACCATCGCCCGCTTCGTAGACGAGCTGAACGTGGCCGACGGCGTGAAAGCCGAGCTTAGGGCCCTCACGCCAGCCACCTACGTGGGGCAATGA
- a CDS encoding helix-turn-helix transcriptional regulator — translation MTDVDLIEAKIREVAATDGIYPGVTIVHNTRTTTVEYMSANGLRELHTTLAELRALGPDYFPHYFNVQEAQDYVPKIFALLEQNDLDQSISFFQQVRSGPGAPFAWYLSATRLLLRGTDGRPLLTITMAHAIEPASHVTRKVQRLLEENNFLRSHHTRFATLTRREREILRGVALGQTAQESAGHLFISPQTTETHRRNLRRKLQVESAFELGQYARAFDLI, via the coding sequence ATGACCGACGTTGACTTAATCGAAGCCAAAATCCGCGAGGTGGCGGCGACCGACGGAATTTACCCTGGGGTAACCATCGTGCACAACACCCGCACCACCACGGTAGAGTACATGTCGGCCAACGGCTTGCGTGAGCTGCACACCACGCTAGCCGAGTTGCGTGCCCTGGGCCCCGATTATTTTCCGCACTACTTCAACGTGCAGGAAGCCCAGGATTATGTACCGAAGATATTTGCCTTGCTGGAACAGAACGACCTGGACCAGAGCATTTCATTTTTCCAACAGGTGCGCTCTGGCCCCGGGGCCCCGTTTGCCTGGTACCTCAGCGCCACGCGCCTGCTGCTGCGCGGCACCGACGGCCGGCCGCTGCTGACCATTACCATGGCCCACGCCATCGAGCCCGCCAGCCACGTCACGCGCAAAGTGCAGCGGCTGCTCGAGGAGAACAACTTCCTGCGCAGCCACCACACCCGCTTTGCCACCCTCACCCGCCGCGAGCGCGAGATTCTGCGCGGCGTGGCCTTGGGCCAAACGGCCCAGGAAAGCGCCGGCCACCTGTTCATCTCGCCCCAAACCACTGAAACCCACCGCCGCAACTTGCGTCGCAAGCTGCAAGTCGAGTCGGCGTTCGAGTTGGGCCAGTACGCCCGGGCGTTCGATTTGATTTAG
- a CDS encoding glycosyltransferase family 9 protein codes for MSEFLHDVPVRPDCRHFRGDLPCRPNKEHGYTCADCPVYAPVGKRILLIKLGAIGDVIRTTPLLRRLRHEHPGCFITWLTLTPAILPQREVDEILKFDYASALQLQARRFDVAINLDKEKEACALLLNVRAEAKFGYTLREYDGVPWPVNALADHKFLTGVFDQLSLANTQPYVQEIFELCGFDFRGEEYVFDAHDDRGYDWGALPLAAQGPRIGLNTGCGDRWTTRLWSTEKWIGLIHGLQAAGYAPVLLGGEAEHPRNLELQAATGAAYPGTFPLPQFINLMNQMQGVVTQVTMGMHISIALRKPTILMNNIFNPHEFDLYGRGQLVGPNRQCVCFYRGTCKLGTSCMEALPAEKVLQAVRESVPL; via the coding sequence GTGTCCGAATTCCTCCACGACGTTCCCGTTCGCCCCGATTGCCGCCACTTTCGCGGCGACTTGCCCTGCCGCCCCAACAAAGAGCACGGCTACACCTGCGCCGATTGCCCGGTGTACGCCCCCGTCGGCAAGCGCATTCTACTGATCAAGCTCGGGGCCATCGGCGACGTGATTCGGACCACACCGCTGCTGCGGCGGCTGCGGCACGAGCACCCGGGCTGCTTCATCACCTGGCTCACGCTCACGCCGGCCATTTTGCCGCAGCGCGAAGTCGACGAGATTCTGAAGTTTGACTACGCCAGCGCCTTGCAGCTCCAGGCCCGCCGGTTCGACGTCGCCATCAACCTCGACAAGGAAAAGGAAGCTTGCGCCCTGCTGCTAAATGTGCGCGCCGAGGCCAAGTTTGGCTACACCCTGCGCGAATACGACGGCGTGCCCTGGCCCGTAAACGCGCTGGCCGACCACAAATTTCTCACTGGCGTGTTCGACCAGCTTAGCCTGGCCAACACCCAGCCCTACGTGCAGGAAATCTTCGAGCTGTGCGGCTTCGATTTCCGGGGCGAAGAGTACGTGTTCGATGCCCACGACGACCGCGGCTACGACTGGGGGGCCCTGCCGCTCGCCGCCCAGGGCCCCCGCATCGGCCTGAACACCGGCTGCGGCGACCGGTGGACCACCCGCCTCTGGAGCACCGAGAAGTGGATCGGGCTCATCCACGGCCTGCAAGCCGCCGGCTACGCCCCCGTGCTACTCGGCGGCGAGGCCGAGCACCCGCGCAACCTGGAGCTGCAAGCGGCCACCGGCGCCGCCTACCCCGGCACCTTCCCCCTGCCCCAGTTTATCAACCTGATGAACCAGATGCAGGGCGTTGTCACCCAGGTCACGATGGGTATGCACATCAGCATCGCCCTGCGCAAGCCCACCATCCTCATGAACAACATCTTCAACCCCCACGAATTCGACCTCTACGGCCGCGGTCAGCTCGTGGGGCCCAACCGCCAGTGCGTGTGCTTCTACCGTGGCACCTGCAAGCTCGGCACCAGCTGCATGGAAGCCTTACCCGCCGAAAAAGTGCTGCAAGCCGTGCGCGAAAGCGTACCGCTGTAA
- a CDS encoding glycosyltransferase, which translates to MRVVIIGPAYPLRGGLATYNERLARAFRAAGDEVRIVTFSLQYPNFLFPGQTQFSTEPGPPDLDIEVSLNSVNPLSWWAVGRRLRRERPDLVVFRFWLPFMGPSLGTVARLARGNRRTRVVAITDNVIPHEKRPGDGPLTRYFLSACDGFVTMSRAVLADLQRLGFGRKPALYRPHPLYDNFGAPKPKAAALAALGLPADVGYLLFFGFIRAYKGLDILLEAWADPRLEALPVKLIIAGEFYEDAVPYEALVNKYQLESRMVRATDFIPNEQVANYFCAADMVVQPYKHATQSGVSQVAYHFGRPMLVTDVGGLAELIPDGVVGYVVPPTPGALADALVDFYANKREEAFAAGVRQEARKFSWDVMVGALKEVAGL; encoded by the coding sequence ATGCGCGTGGTCATCATCGGGCCGGCCTACCCGCTGCGCGGCGGGCTGGCCACCTACAACGAGCGGCTGGCCCGGGCGTTTCGCGCGGCGGGCGACGAGGTGCGAATCGTCACGTTTTCGCTGCAATACCCGAATTTTTTGTTTCCGGGCCAAACGCAGTTCAGCACCGAGCCGGGGCCCCCGGATTTAGACATTGAGGTGAGCCTGAATTCGGTGAACCCGCTGTCGTGGTGGGCGGTGGGGCGGCGGCTGCGCCGCGAGCGGCCCGATTTGGTAGTGTTTCGGTTCTGGCTGCCGTTTATGGGGCCCTCGCTGGGCACGGTGGCGCGGCTGGCGCGCGGCAACAGGCGCACCCGCGTGGTGGCCATCACCGACAATGTGATTCCGCACGAGAAAAGGCCCGGCGACGGGCCCCTGACGCGCTATTTTCTCAGCGCCTGCGACGGTTTCGTGACCATGAGCCGCGCTGTGCTAGCCGATTTGCAGCGGCTGGGCTTCGGCCGCAAGCCGGCGCTGTACCGGCCGCACCCGCTCTACGACAACTTTGGGGCCCCCAAACCCAAGGCCGCGGCGCTGGCCGCACTGGGCCTGCCAGCCGACGTGGGGTACCTATTGTTTTTTGGATTTATCCGCGCCTACAAAGGGCTCGATATTTTGCTTGAAGCCTGGGCCGACCCGCGCTTGGAGGCCCTGCCGGTGAAGCTAATTATTGCCGGTGAGTTCTACGAAGACGCTGTGCCTTACGAGGCCTTGGTTAATAAATATCAGTTGGAAAGCCGCATGGTGCGCGCCACCGATTTCATTCCCAACGAGCAGGTAGCCAATTATTTCTGCGCGGCCGATATGGTGGTGCAGCCCTACAAGCACGCCACGCAGAGCGGCGTCTCGCAGGTGGCTTACCACTTTGGGCGGCCCATGCTGGTGACTGACGTGGGCGGCCTGGCCGAGCTGATTCCGGACGGCGTGGTGGGCTACGTAGTGCCACCCACCCCCGGGGCCCTGGCCGACGCGCTGGTGGATTTTTACGCGAATAAGCGGGAAGAAGCCTTCGCCGCCGGCGTGCGGCAGGAAGCCCGCAAGTTTTCGTGGGACGTGATGGTGGGGGCCCTAAAGGAAGTGGCCGGATTGTAG
- a CDS encoding glycosyltransferase family 2 protein: MNKPLASFPVELSIVIPLLNEAESLPELTRWIARVLTAQGLSYEVLLIDDGSTDDSWAVIEELAARDAALRGIRFNRNYGKSAALNVGFQAVRGRVVCTMDADLQDSPEELPELYRMITEDKFDLVSGWKQKRYDPLSKTIPTKLFNGATRWISGIPLHDFNCGLKAYDQRVVKSIEVYGEMHRYIPVIAKWNGFRKIGEKVVQHQERKYGVTKFGLERFVYGFLDLASITFVSRFRRRPMHFFGTLGALSFFLGMVMTLWLTGEKVYLSLHNLRARNVTDQPLFFLSLTAVIIGVMLFLSGFLAEMVQLNGSHRNDYLVRDTIK, from the coding sequence TTGAATAAGCCCCTTGCGTCTTTTCCGGTGGAGCTGTCCATCGTTATACCCCTGCTGAACGAGGCCGAATCGTTGCCGGAACTCACGCGCTGGATTGCGCGGGTGCTGACGGCGCAGGGCCTGAGCTACGAAGTATTGCTGATTGACGACGGTTCGACGGACGACTCGTGGGCGGTGATTGAAGAACTGGCGGCCCGCGATGCGGCTCTGCGCGGTATCCGCTTCAACCGCAACTACGGCAAGTCGGCGGCCCTGAATGTGGGCTTTCAGGCGGTGCGGGGACGCGTGGTGTGCACCATGGACGCCGATTTGCAAGACTCGCCCGAGGAGCTGCCCGAGCTGTACCGCATGATTACGGAGGACAAGTTTGACCTGGTGAGTGGCTGGAAGCAGAAACGCTACGACCCGCTGTCTAAAACGATTCCCACCAAGCTCTTCAACGGCGCCACGCGCTGGATTTCGGGCATCCCGCTGCACGATTTCAACTGCGGCCTGAAGGCCTACGACCAGCGGGTGGTGAAAAGCATTGAGGTGTACGGCGAAATGCACCGCTACATCCCCGTCATCGCCAAATGGAACGGCTTCCGCAAGATTGGCGAGAAGGTGGTGCAGCACCAGGAGCGAAAGTACGGCGTGACCAAATTTGGTCTGGAGCGGTTCGTGTACGGCTTCCTGGACTTGGCCAGCATCACGTTTGTGAGCCGGTTTCGGCGGCGGCCGATGCACTTTTTTGGCACGCTGGGGGCTCTGTCGTTCTTCCTTGGCATGGTGATGACGCTGTGGCTGACGGGCGAAAAAGTGTACCTGTCGCTGCACAACCTGCGGGCGCGCAACGTGACCGACCAGCCGCTGTTCTTCTTGTCGCTCACGGCGGTTATCATCGGCGTGATGCTGTTTCTATCGGGCTTCCTGGCCGAGATGGTGCAACTCAACGGCTCGCACCGCAACGACTACCTGGTGCGCGACACCATCAAATAA
- a CDS encoding DUF4199 domain-containing protein: METSTTVPVTTTATGLRYGLLTGLVSIIFTFILLATGKEGNGGLASIAFVIIIAGIVFAHRAFKAANEGYMSYGQGLGIGVLVGGISGALSAVFNYAYRTFIDPDMTARVMDQMRAKFEEAGTMSSAQIEQAIGMSMKFSTGPIGLAIGIVSGFLLGLVFSLVIAAITKNAKPEFE; encoded by the coding sequence ATGGAAACTTCTACTACTGTTCCAGTAACGACTACTGCCACGGGGCTTCGCTACGGCTTACTCACGGGGTTGGTGAGCATCATTTTTACGTTTATCTTACTAGCCACCGGCAAGGAAGGCAACGGCGGCCTGGCCTCGATAGCATTTGTAATCATAATTGCTGGGATTGTATTTGCGCACAGGGCATTCAAAGCCGCCAACGAGGGGTACATGTCGTACGGTCAGGGCCTGGGTATTGGGGTGCTAGTGGGCGGAATAAGTGGCGCACTGTCGGCCGTGTTCAACTACGCTTACCGCACTTTCATCGACCCCGACATGACCGCGCGCGTGATGGACCAAATGCGGGCCAAGTTTGAGGAAGCTGGCACCATGAGCAGTGCGCAAATTGAGCAAGCCATTGGCATGAGCATGAAGTTCTCGACGGGCCCCATTGGGTTGGCCATTGGCATTGTGAGCGGCTTTCTGCTGGGCTTGGTGTTTTCGCTGGTCATCGCCGCCATCACTAAAAATGCTAAACCTGAGTTTGAATAA
- a CDS encoding DUF4199 domain-containing protein, which yields MTDTLTGPAALATDAWKPVRRLALRFGGGVGLVCGLWIVGLHLTGNNAFGPKQLLAELLVPFAVLASQWALRRQLRPAKSGLGRALGVGGLTTVVAAGLCAGSVWGLGQVAGEPALARHRAEIAEIMQTQLPNATKKSGPLQLTPKQRAVIAGITVNDLALANFQTVLLLGLVFSLPGGIFFRE from the coding sequence ATGACTGATACCCTTACCGGCCCGGCGGCGCTGGCCACCGATGCTTGGAAGCCCGTGCGGCGGTTGGCCCTGCGGTTTGGTGGCGGCGTGGGCTTGGTGTGCGGCCTTTGGATTGTGGGCCTGCACCTAACCGGCAACAACGCCTTTGGCCCCAAGCAGTTGCTGGCTGAGCTACTTGTGCCCTTTGCCGTGCTGGCCAGCCAGTGGGCGCTGCGGCGGCAGCTGCGGCCGGCCAAGTCGGGGCTGGGACGAGCCCTGGGCGTGGGGGGCCTCACGACTGTGGTGGCGGCTGGGCTGTGTGCGGGCAGCGTGTGGGGCCTGGGGCAGGTAGCGGGCGAACCGGCCCTGGCCCGGCATCGCGCGGAAATCGCTGAAATTATGCAGACCCAATTGCCGAACGCAACCAAAAAAAGCGGGCCGCTGCAACTCACGCCCAAGCAGCGTGCCGTTATTGCGGGCATCACGGTGAATGACTTGGCGCTGGCCAACTTTCAAACCGTCCTGCTGCTGGGCTTGGTATTTAGCTTGCCAGGGGGTATTTTCTTTCGCGAATAA
- a CDS encoding BatA domain-containing protein — MRLEYSRFLLGLGSVAIPILIHLLHLRRPQRVLFTNIGFIREVDLTTTRQRKIQHLLLLLNRISFLVFLVVAFCQPFIPAEKHEIGGATGAIDVIVDASPSMRRTAKGEDALFNTAIKQADGLSKVYPTSQFRLMNSGITAVSQALYKAKLLVLQPNSKPALVEEKIKSLEISGENNDPLYLFSDFQQSSFKPDFFKGFGSTRPVVLVPEVGARTGNVFVDSVWFEEAFLRERTNLGLHIRLKNGGSEAVADCPVKVFLGPQQVAAFRVTVNSGQMVVSVVQVQLPNQSLVRGRVIVEDAPVVFDNAYYFTVQAAKNIRVLEVGAVPATQSVYRNEPLFDYAFTRPESINYDALRKANLVLIQAIPTIGSKLRDALHALVVGGGSVVIVPAGPATSHPSYQQLFRDLGLGAVKWELPGTPPELREVAVPSAQEPFFRDVLGAPTRAVAMPRAAPVLRWARTGADILRLRDGESYLSEFGSGTGKVYVFSAPLTTAYSDFAGHVLFVPVLYKLAMRSFRDEQQPAYRLTQATISLTVPTVAGPGQGADQTQFRLVRDSATWLPVQRMQGNALRLEVPASLEDPGFYQVQRAGQSVATVAFNLSPKESELASYSAEQLRAMVGPSQRNIRVLDGGADEAVVAQLQAERSGQPLWRYFLALALACLLAEALLIRFGKPKVGAPRAAVAA, encoded by the coding sequence ATGCGTTTAGAATATTCGCGATTTTTGCTGGGATTGGGATCGGTGGCAATACCCATTCTGATTCACTTGTTGCACTTGCGTCGACCGCAACGGGTATTGTTTACTAATATTGGGTTTATCCGGGAAGTAGATTTAACCACAACAAGGCAGCGTAAGATACAGCACTTGTTGCTACTGCTTAATAGAATATCATTTTTGGTGTTTTTAGTAGTTGCCTTTTGCCAGCCATTTATTCCAGCCGAAAAACACGAGATTGGGGGAGCGACTGGTGCGATTGATGTAATAGTTGACGCATCCCCCAGTATGCGAAGGACTGCGAAGGGAGAGGATGCCTTGTTTAATACGGCTATCAAGCAAGCTGACGGATTGAGCAAAGTGTACCCTACTTCGCAATTTCGATTGATGAATAGCGGAATTACTGCTGTGTCGCAAGCATTATACAAGGCTAAACTGCTTGTCTTACAACCAAATAGTAAACCGGCTTTAGTGGAGGAAAAGATTAAGTCATTAGAAATTAGCGGCGAAAATAACGACCCGTTATATCTGTTTTCGGATTTTCAGCAGTCCAGCTTCAAACCTGATTTTTTTAAAGGGTTCGGTTCGACGCGCCCGGTGGTGTTAGTGCCTGAGGTAGGAGCTAGGACTGGTAACGTTTTCGTGGATAGCGTTTGGTTTGAAGAGGCATTTCTGCGTGAGCGGACCAACTTAGGGCTGCACATTCGGTTGAAAAATGGAGGCAGCGAAGCGGTAGCTGATTGCCCAGTAAAAGTATTTCTGGGGCCCCAGCAGGTGGCGGCATTTCGCGTAACGGTGAATAGCGGGCAAATGGTGGTTTCGGTGGTGCAGGTGCAACTGCCTAACCAGAGCTTGGTGCGGGGACGGGTGATAGTGGAAGACGCACCAGTCGTGTTTGATAATGCTTACTACTTCACCGTACAAGCTGCGAAAAATATTCGCGTATTGGAAGTGGGAGCGGTGCCGGCTACCCAGAGTGTGTACCGGAACGAGCCACTGTTTGACTATGCTTTTACCCGGCCGGAAAGTATTAATTACGATGCTCTGCGCAAGGCCAATTTGGTATTAATTCAGGCAATACCGACCATAGGCAGTAAGCTACGGGATGCTCTGCACGCATTAGTGGTGGGGGGCGGGAGTGTGGTAATTGTGCCAGCCGGACCAGCAACTAGCCACCCGTCGTACCAGCAATTGTTTCGCGACTTGGGCTTAGGTGCGGTGAAGTGGGAGTTGCCAGGGACGCCGCCGGAACTACGGGAGGTGGCCGTGCCCAGTGCGCAGGAGCCGTTTTTTAGGGATGTGCTGGGGGCCCCCACGCGCGCCGTGGCCATGCCCCGGGCGGCGCCAGTATTGCGCTGGGCCCGTACGGGTGCGGATATTTTGCGGCTGCGCGATGGCGAAAGCTACTTATCCGAATTTGGGAGCGGAACTGGTAAGGTGTACGTCTTTTCGGCGCCGTTGACAACTGCGTATTCTGACTTTGCCGGGCATGTGCTTTTCGTGCCGGTGCTATACAAGCTGGCGATGCGCAGCTTCCGCGACGAACAGCAACCGGCGTACCGTTTGACGCAGGCGACAATCAGCCTAACGGTGCCGACCGTGGCGGGCCCCGGTCAGGGAGCTGACCAAACGCAGTTTCGCTTGGTGCGCGACAGTGCCACTTGGCTGCCCGTGCAACGGATGCAGGGCAACGCATTGCGGCTGGAAGTGCCGGCTAGCCTGGAAGATCCTGGGTTTTACCAAGTGCAACGAGCTGGGCAATCGGTAGCTACGGTGGCATTCAATCTGAGCCCTAAGGAATCGGAGTTAGCATCTTATTCGGCCGAACAACTGCGGGCGATGGTGGGCCCCAGCCAACGCAACATTCGGGTGCTCGACGGCGGAGCGGATGAAGCCGTAGTGGCCCAGTTGCAGGCTGAGCGCAGCGGGCAGCCGCTGTGGCGCTACTTCCTAGCCTTAGCGCTGGCGTGCTTGCTGGCCGAAGCGCTACTGATTCGGTTTGGGAAGCCAAAAGTTGGGGCCCCACGGGCAGCGGTAGCGGCGTAG